A genomic stretch from Desulfurococcaceae archaeon MEX13E-LK6-19 includes:
- the yciH gene encoding stress response translation initiation inhibitor YciH, whose translation MVSEDLSSLCGGLPPELCEQLEREQQFVKIRLDRRKFGKEVTVIEGLSTNNAELKELASKLKSKLATGGTVKNGRIELQGDHRHRVKQILIEELGFPPENIIIID comes from the coding sequence ATGGTATCGGAAGACTTATCCTCACTATGTGGTGGGTTACCTCCAGAGCTATGTGAACAATTAGAAAGAGAACAACAATTTGTAAAGATAAGACTTGACAGAAGAAAATTCGGCAAAGAGGTAACTGTAATCGAGGGATTAAGTACAAATAATGCCGAACTTAAAGAGCTAGCTTCCAAACTTAAATCAAAATTAGCTACAGGCGGCACCGTAAAGAATGGCAGAATAGAATTACAGGGAGACCATCGACACAGAGTCAAGCAGATATTAATCGAGGAACTAGGATTCCCTCCAGAAAACATAATAATAATTGACTAA
- a CDS encoding TFIIB-type zinc ribbon-containing protein: MGENYSSNCGGPLVWDYFRGEVICSTTGEVVDRIYDYSDTRSTNQEDTKITIDTTVINRHKNLLRDYRRNLKMYRKALSLIKNRPWLQIDFDKVVETGKFVNTIYSKSTLKALETVDKMGISSILKKIIRFIEEIDPVAVSRTERTKLALAYMVYKKMKGEPVSPKEVVEYFNISLTTYKRLEKLLKRIISKTSLARIRTVIH, encoded by the coding sequence ATGGGAGAGAATTACTCATCAAACTGCGGAGGACCCCTCGTCTGGGATTACTTTAGGGGAGAAGTAATATGCAGCACCACGGGCGAGGTTGTAGACCGCATATACGACTATAGCGACACAAGATCAACAAACCAAGAAGACACCAAGATTACCATAGATACCACAGTAATAAACAGACACAAGAATCTATTACGCGACTATAGAAGGAATTTGAAGATGTATAGGAAAGCATTATCGTTAATTAAAAACAGACCTTGGCTTCAAATAGATTTTGACAAAGTGGTAGAAACAGGGAAGTTTGTTAACACGATATATTCAAAAAGTACTCTTAAGGCCTTAGAAACAGTAGATAAAATGGGTATATCAAGTATCCTGAAGAAAATAATTAGGTTCATAGAGGAAATAGACCCTGTAGCTGTATCTAGAACAGAAAGAACAAAACTAGCCCTTGCCTACATGGTTTACAAAAAGATGAAAGGAGAGCCCGTCTCTCCAAAGGAAGTGGTTGAGTATTTCAACATTAGCCTAACAACTTACAAGAGATTAGAAAAGCTTCTCAAGAGAATAATTAGTAAGACAAGTTTGGCAAGAATAAGAACAGTAATACATTAA
- the speB gene encoding agmatinase: MWYCPIIKTKPFGCEHNPQSKYLVLGIPLDNSASYRPGTRFAPSYIREASCNIEFYSIYANIDVDNILYNDLGDLAVVPGDNEKSIKIIEEAVEIISEKYNDHVLFVLGGEHTLTYGVIKGIKNVHKEVGYIVFDAHLDLRENYLGYKLGHASTNRLITELLDIKPLIIGARAFSSEELNYANKQNIPFIKPKEINDKTSLDIIQDYLSTVKHVYISIDMDSIDPAYAPGVSNPEPLGLTPSDLLSVLKYIIENSSRILGIDIVEVNPLYDVSDITSILAAKIIVEATGMIQLNFS, encoded by the coding sequence ATGTGGTACTGCCCTATCATAAAAACTAAGCCCTTTGGGTGCGAACATAATCCCCAATCTAAGTATCTTGTACTAGGTATTCCTTTAGATAATTCAGCATCATATAGACCGGGAACAAGATTTGCACCATCATACATAAGAGAGGCTTCTTGTAACATAGAGTTTTACTCGATATATGCTAACATCGATGTAGATAACATTCTTTATAACGATCTCGGGGATCTCGCCGTAGTACCTGGAGATAACGAGAAGTCCATAAAAATAATAGAAGAGGCTGTAGAGATTATTAGTGAAAAATATAACGATCATGTTCTTTTCGTGCTTGGAGGAGAACACACATTAACTTACGGCGTGATTAAGGGTATAAAAAACGTCCATAAGGAAGTTGGTTACATAGTATTTGATGCACACCTCGATCTTAGGGAAAATTATCTCGGCTATAAACTTGGACATGCATCAACAAATAGGCTCATAACAGAACTATTAGATATTAAACCATTAATCATAGGAGCAAGAGCATTTTCAAGTGAAGAGCTAAATTATGCTAATAAACAAAATATACCTTTCATAAAACCTAAAGAAATCAACGATAAAACTAGCTTAGACATTATCCAGGACTATTTATCAACGGTAAAACATGTCTACATATCTATAGACATGGACTCTATTGATCCAGCTTATGCCCCCGGAGTATCGAATCCCGAGCCATTAGGATTAACACCTAGCGACTTACTCAGTGTACTTAAGTATATCATAGAAAATTCTTCAAGAATACTTGGAATAGACATAGTTGAAGTAAATCCTCTATACGATGTAAGTGATATTACAAGTATTCTTGCCGCAAAAATTATCGTTGAAGCAACAGGAATGATTCAATTAAATTTTAGTTAA
- a CDS encoding transcription initiation factor IIB — translation MVFLNESIKKESREETKSSEECPPDKIVYDPERGEYICTLTGEVIESRVIDERPEWRAFTPEEREKRARTGGPLTSTVHDRGLATIIDWRDRDATGKRLEFRRRLEMQRLRRWQTRSRIQSSIERNLAQAMNELDRLADQLNLPRKVREEAARIYREAVEKGLVRGRSIESVVAAAVYVACRELKVPRTLDEIAKYTKSNRKDIARCYRLLLKELDIRVPTSDPIDFVPRIAHALGLSGTVMKKAAEILHKAREKGITAGKDPAGLAAAAVYIAALLCDERRTQKEIAQIAGVTEVTVRNRYKELARELGINLPPQ, via the coding sequence ATGGTGTTTCTAAACGAGTCCATAAAGAAGGAGTCTAGAGAGGAGACTAAAAGCAGTGAAGAGTGTCCCCCTGACAAAATTGTTTACGATCCTGAGAGAGGAGAGTATATTTGTACGCTTACTGGCGAAGTTATTGAATCCCGTGTAATCGATGAAAGACCTGAATGGAGAGCCTTTACACCTGAAGAAAGAGAGAAAAGAGCAAGAACAGGCGGTCCCCTTACATCGACGGTTCATGATAGAGGTCTTGCAACAATAATTGATTGGCGTGATCGTGATGCTACTGGTAAACGTCTTGAGTTTAGACGTCGTTTGGAAATGCAGAGATTGAGAAGATGGCAAACAAGATCGAGGATACAAAGTAGTATCGAGAGAAATCTTGCACAAGCAATGAATGAGCTTGATAGACTTGCTGACCAGCTTAATTTGCCTAGAAAAGTCAGAGAGGAGGCAGCTCGAATTTATAGAGAAGCTGTGGAAAAAGGTCTTGTTAGGGGAAGAAGTATTGAAAGTGTTGTTGCTGCTGCAGTATATGTTGCCTGTAGAGAACTCAAGGTTCCACGAACTCTTGATGAGATAGCAAAGTATACAAAAAGCAATAGAAAAGATATAGCAAGATGTTATAGATTACTGCTTAAAGAACTTGATATAAGAGTTCCTACAAGCGATCCGATAGACTTCGTCCCAAGAATAGCGCATGCCTTAGGGCTTAGCGGTACTGTAATGAAGAAAGCTGCTGAAATACTACATAAAGCAAGAGAGAAGGGTATTACAGCAGGAAAGGATCCAGCAGGATTGGCAGCTGCAGCAGTTTACATAGCAGCTCTCTTATGTGATGAGAGGAGAACACAAAAAGAGATAGCCCAAATTGCTGGCGTAACAGAGGTCACTGTTAGAAATAGGTATAAGGAGCTCGCAAGAGAACTCGGTATAAACTTGCCTCCACAATAG
- a CDS encoding geranylgeranylglycerol-phosphate geranylgeranyltransferase, with protein sequence MLKHVRAWASLLRIGNCLIIGFAAFVGYFIGGGMDYWKGLIVFFAAASIGAWGNIVNDYFDIDVDRISKPWRPLPKGIIGVKTALVTGIGLAIIGLVLSFMASIYSFIVALAAVMLLYLYSWRVKKLGIPGNITIALLSMLNILFGGLAGVEPSRSLLPGLYAFLIILGREFMKGIEDIEGDKNAGIRTIALVYGVRKAVYVSTFVLTLLIVVSPIPAISFGYSMAYLAIALLGVDLPVLYAIKYLWSNPVENAWRATRILKIPLAMGLIAFLVG encoded by the coding sequence ATGCTGAAACATGTAAGAGCTTGGGCAAGTTTATTGAGAATAGGAAACTGTTTAATAATAGGCTTTGCAGCTTTTGTAGGATACTTTATTGGAGGCGGGATGGATTATTGGAAAGGATTAATAGTTTTCTTTGCAGCAGCAAGTATAGGTGCTTGGGGCAATATAGTAAATGATTACTTCGATATTGATGTTGATAGAATAAGTAAACCCTGGAGACCACTCCCTAAAGGTATAATAGGAGTTAAGACCGCCTTGGTAACAGGCATTGGGCTGGCTATTATTGGGTTAGTACTCAGTTTCATGGCTAGTATATATAGTTTCATTGTTGCTCTTGCAGCTGTAATGCTGCTTTATCTGTACTCGTGGCGTGTTAAGAAACTGGGTATTCCCGGTAATATCACCATAGCGTTGCTTTCAATGCTCAATATACTTTTTGGAGGTTTAGCCGGGGTAGAACCAAGTAGATCATTGTTACCTGGACTCTACGCTTTTCTAATTATTCTTGGAAGAGAATTCATGAAGGGTATCGAAGATATTGAAGGCGATAAGAACGCAGGTATAAGAACTATCGCGTTAGTATATGGTGTAAGAAAAGCTGTTTATGTAAGCACTTTTGTGCTTACTTTACTAATTGTTGTCAGCCCAATACCTGCAATAAGTTTTGGCTATAGTATGGCATACCTAGCTATTGCATTACTAGGGGTAGATTTACCAGTACTGTATGCGATAAAATATTTATGGAGTAACCCCGTTGAAAATGCATGGCGGGCTACAAGGATCTTAAAGATACCCTTAGCTATGGGTCTTATAGCGTTTCTTGTTGGGTGA
- the psmB gene encoding archaeal proteasome endopeptidase complex subunit beta: MADGGTTVGIKAVDGVVLASERRLSYNGYILSKNARKVHPITDHIGVAFVGLYGDTQMLVRIIKTEAKYYELEVGREIGVKSLAKILSNVLYSYKLFPYYAESIVGGIDERGPQIYVLDPVGSLIEDDYAATGSGGPIAIGVIESSYSKSISVLEAKELAKKAIEASIKRDAASGDGIDLLIITKEGYKFEEIVLKR, translated from the coding sequence GTGGCTGATGGTGGTACTACTGTTGGTATAAAAGCTGTTGATGGAGTTGTTTTGGCTAGTGAGAGGAGACTATCCTATAATGGTTACATACTAAGTAAGAATGCGCGGAAAGTACATCCAATAACTGATCATATTGGCGTGGCTTTTGTGGGGCTTTACGGTGATACTCAAATGCTTGTACGTATAATAAAGACTGAAGCGAAGTACTATGAACTTGAAGTTGGAAGAGAAATAGGTGTTAAATCATTAGCTAAAATATTATCTAATGTACTCTACTCTTACAAGTTGTTCCCATACTATGCTGAATCTATTGTGGGAGGTATTGATGAGAGAGGTCCACAGATATATGTGTTAGACCCTGTGGGCTCACTTATAGAGGATGATTATGCAGCAACGGGATCTGGGGGGCCTATAGCTATAGGAGTTATTGAGTCAAGTTATAGTAAAAGTATAAGTGTTCTCGAAGCAAAAGAACTAGCCAAGAAAGCTATTGAAGCGTCAATTAAGAGAGATGCTGCTTCAGGAGACGGAATAGATCTGTTGATCATTACTAAAGAAGGTTATAAATTTGAAGAAATTGTGTTAAAGAGGTAA
- a CDS encoding DNA-directed RNA polymerase subunit P, with protein sequence MPYYKCGKCGAVFTDEQLKLLPGIRCPYCGYEVIYKVARNFRIVKAI encoded by the coding sequence ATGCCTTACTATAAGTGCGGTAAATGTGGTGCTGTATTTACTGATGAGCAGCTAAAACTATTACCTGGTATTAGATGTCCTTATTGTGGTTATGAAGTTATATATAAAGTTGCAAGAAACTTTAGGATAGTAAAAGCTATTTAA
- a CDS encoding endonuclease V, with protein MSIDIRRAMALQRKLAEKVLKELPNFKQLDYNSIKYVAGVDAAYSGGKAIGVAVLIDFDTKNLITYSVVKKIPPIQYIPGLLAFREAPAYIAAVRKLPKSPDIVFVDGHGLSHPRAMGIATHLGLVLDRPTIGVAKKRLYGEIIEESGVKYILAHGHKVGAIISHRGKELYVSIGYKITLDDAIKFTLDLLDEKYKLPLPTALADMLSKKIARKR; from the coding sequence TTGAGCATAGACATAAGGCGTGCTATGGCTCTACAAAGAAAACTTGCCGAAAAAGTCCTTAAGGAGCTTCCAAATTTTAAGCAATTAGATTACAATAGTATAAAGTATGTTGCAGGAGTAGATGCCGCTTATAGTGGTGGCAAAGCTATTGGCGTGGCAGTTCTCATAGATTTTGATACAAAGAATCTTATTACATATAGTGTAGTCAAGAAGATACCTCCAATACAATATATTCCGGGGTTGCTTGCGTTTAGAGAAGCTCCAGCATATATAGCAGCCGTTAGGAAGCTACCGAAATCTCCTGATATAGTATTTGTGGACGGACATGGATTGTCTCATCCAAGAGCTATGGGTATAGCAACGCATTTGGGACTAGTTTTAGATAGACCAACAATTGGTGTTGCGAAGAAGAGGCTATATGGTGAAATAATTGAAGAAAGTGGGGTGAAATACATATTAGCACATGGACATAAAGTCGGGGCAATAATATCCCATAGAGGAAAGGAACTATATGTAAGTATTGGTTATAAAATAACATTGGATGATGCAATAAAGTTTACACTTGATTTGTTAGATGAAAAATATAAATTACCACTGCCTACTGCTTTAGCTGACATGTTGTCAAAGAAGATCGCCCGTAAGAGGTAA